One Hyalangium gracile genomic window carries:
- a CDS encoding eCIS core domain-containing protein, whose translation MSKGSAKRSGKGTAHARAPAQAEKRSAEAKAQPTKAAPKAPPSAPVRPNPIAFRLATHVRGTGNAAERAADQVATAVVLPPAPPTSAGGAAMPGNPPGGAGTPPPGDPGASPRPRAPFGILVEDGLPVGPGQVGRSAFLATLTESVTRAAEEELAPFGRTTRDCPYLAHWLAFYRQRPAEAIERAIERYARPGRTDAASLTDAVVARVRAAAREWGRSGNITQVPLGVAWLGTTDGVGEPSPSLQAMAPAAVPSASGEAGAVLARLGPGRPLDLGVRTPLERGFGQSFADVRIHTDRAADEVTRGYSAWALTVGRDVAFGAGQFRPGTIEGDLLLAHELAHVVQQRGASRPPAPKRLETGPAPSLERDADRAAVGVVASTWPVGLQEEALRKHGLAHDAAKLTTLAETEARPTLTSGLRLSRCLGEDTEAPTTDGRLRAPAVPRTSETFQTGNVPGQVDPGTALTTGGLEFRFDADGDQMKEMQARIRWLDDGSRTVVVDVTQLSSGVTRTVRFQILDLNITGARPHIQEVTDGRRPTRIRFPSTSSGFQDLLIDPVERTDHGIRLHARLEQRSLNGSPWGDPPQPQSVEFPAETTPTRRVFGVDRNELDQPSPPQHVGDLWFIDASVGAYNDRFRFTFRKRNPTQEAVDCSVAVLSGGTPVGGRGFTTFVQGALNVRIVDANGVRLAIDLNGDGTEELELFDRMQAPEGESPAERRNHDLLITGRRISYGPQSFTFEVAGGQITAGAASRDASAMLGASLPQAATGLAQEQRVGSLRGEFTAQGDLINMGEYASIELMLTRFRTEARDAGLLSRATYDAWVLLSQDFVAIEAQNRAGSVSDSLKESAARHATDFYAAFATETDPTIHRRNGGPGGWRMVNDYTGYERVRNQAPPTTPGEDLVAAIRAGQWATAIQKYRTLINGLDRWVADRNRQRHGEEDASRPDTLRGRQVEYLINLRTALRDIEQHNPTRVSAVFHPEAPFVSSGLISETQLSLYYWQQDGEWRLQDMTNPSEMLHKDAPIGAGETEPPDSLFQRLEEGTHFPRGLIHYVLPSGRQGQVQTTGPSEWRSILTWAGIGLAAIGLGLVTFGQGTIAVLGAAALGGSAIIGGGMAAFDLYQRATEGTLTGTQAVLDIAQIIAAVSGLGALRAGMLVRGATIAAAEGAPLTGSAALLASWASRLVIPLAATNLATDVVTLAVLTPELVETFRSIDERVADPRERARAKHLLLMQAAFTLGLTALSVRGNVAELTLGRNIRIDVVDNVPYAIPEGTSAVGQRISQSRPTIDPGSTEGGFFTGAREHSARIRSEVGGRGGEALSLVDQLALRTAWRSEEQRRILEPLRQALTSLPAGPEREALARFLQEADAIFGNSLLSPSQKQAGLRARLTALESANPGLRAGVDFAAAATRIGGIGAEGAAGSFVLDTRGNLTTGGQGAGTLETLTTQVARANNAARAHGMETEYVLQVRPGDAPGTSYVEIVARPRRGTATADDYLSPPARAPAEAEAGRVGTASSEIVALMQADPTSRVSLLPNGTLSINGQIEIHPTRLAEIRAARASDVTDLLVATRELDAAGGEFANVPAASQEILKRLAATQTETTVGRYRLRFRFQRAEVVRLIGEMGVGGHSLFQNLDDAGMFRLFELIAEQPPKGTTDFRRMAADYALNRQPPPRTVQQFVEYYQFFHQEFALRAEGARLAFQERVTARLDADLARWNSLPEAERAAAFPRGRPSRDRVQAALAQEEGITVSNAAFNTRLQTELAGTRPAQGGGTEPNPAVTSTPARESMSAAYEAMRGMLAGRVGARRLPLHPGEDVRGLPPEEVIRRVRQMARPGGPGVHFTSESAAVYHAHKHYTQLHASEQTATAVGSARGPQEIGPYLDSLRETIANPARIAPSGGTAPQAVTSIANQSGNGRVYTFTRDVQPPGAPSVQTMRALVVVTDDGNVMVLTYMGVSGR comes from the coding sequence ATGTCCAAGGGAAGCGCCAAGCGATCCGGGAAGGGAACTGCTCACGCCCGGGCTCCGGCGCAGGCGGAGAAGCGCTCCGCCGAGGCGAAGGCCCAGCCGACGAAGGCGGCCCCGAAAGCGCCCCCCTCGGCGCCCGTTCGCCCGAACCCCATCGCGTTCCGGCTCGCCACCCACGTGCGCGGAACCGGCAATGCCGCGGAGCGGGCCGCGGATCAGGTAGCCACCGCGGTCGTCCTCCCTCCAGCGCCGCCCACCTCCGCCGGAGGAGCGGCGATGCCGGGCAATCCTCCGGGCGGAGCAGGGACTCCTCCCCCGGGAGACCCCGGCGCTTCTCCGAGGCCGCGCGCGCCCTTCGGGATCCTCGTCGAGGATGGGCTGCCCGTCGGCCCCGGGCAGGTGGGGCGCTCCGCATTCCTCGCGACCCTCACCGAGAGCGTCACCCGCGCCGCCGAGGAAGAGCTCGCGCCCTTCGGACGAACGACGCGTGACTGCCCGTATCTGGCGCACTGGCTGGCGTTCTACCGGCAGCGGCCCGCGGAGGCGATCGAGCGCGCCATCGAGCGCTACGCGCGCCCGGGGCGGACCGATGCGGCCTCGCTGACGGACGCGGTGGTGGCCCGCGTCCGCGCCGCCGCGCGGGAGTGGGGGAGGTCCGGCAACATCACCCAGGTGCCCCTGGGCGTTGCCTGGCTGGGGACCACTGACGGCGTGGGGGAGCCGAGTCCCTCGCTCCAGGCGATGGCTCCTGCGGCGGTGCCCTCGGCCTCGGGCGAGGCGGGCGCGGTGCTCGCGCGGCTCGGGCCGGGACGGCCGCTCGACCTCGGAGTGAGAACACCTCTCGAGCGAGGCTTCGGCCAGAGCTTCGCCGACGTGCGCATCCACACGGACAGGGCGGCCGACGAGGTGACTCGCGGCTACTCGGCCTGGGCGCTCACCGTGGGCCGCGACGTGGCCTTCGGGGCAGGCCAGTTCCGCCCCGGCACGATCGAGGGGGACCTGCTGCTCGCCCATGAGCTGGCGCACGTCGTCCAGCAGCGCGGCGCCTCCCGGCCTCCCGCCCCGAAGCGGCTCGAGACCGGCCCGGCTCCCTCCCTGGAGCGGGACGCGGATCGCGCGGCGGTGGGGGTGGTGGCCTCCACCTGGCCTGTCGGCCTCCAGGAGGAGGCGCTTCGCAAGCACGGCCTCGCCCATGACGCCGCGAAGCTCACCACCCTGGCGGAGACCGAGGCGCGCCCCACGTTGACCAGCGGGCTGCGACTCTCTCGGTGCCTGGGCGAGGACACCGAGGCACCAACGACGGACGGACGGCTCCGCGCCCCCGCGGTGCCGCGGACCTCGGAGACCTTCCAGACAGGGAATGTCCCGGGGCAGGTGGATCCCGGCACGGCCCTGACCACCGGCGGCCTCGAGTTCCGCTTCGACGCGGACGGCGACCAGATGAAGGAGATGCAGGCGCGCATCCGCTGGCTCGACGACGGCAGCCGCACCGTGGTCGTCGACGTCACCCAGCTCTCCTCCGGTGTCACCCGGACCGTGCGCTTCCAGATCCTCGATCTGAACATCACCGGAGCACGGCCCCACATCCAGGAGGTCACCGACGGACGGCGCCCCACGCGGATCCGCTTTCCCTCCACCAGTTCGGGCTTCCAGGATCTCCTCATCGATCCCGTGGAGCGCACGGACCATGGCATCCGCCTCCACGCCCGGTTGGAGCAGCGCTCTCTGAACGGCTCTCCGTGGGGAGATCCACCCCAGCCCCAGAGCGTGGAGTTCCCGGCCGAGACGACGCCCACCCGCCGCGTCTTCGGGGTGGACCGCAACGAGCTGGACCAGCCGAGCCCTCCCCAGCACGTCGGGGACCTCTGGTTCATCGACGCGAGCGTCGGCGCCTACAACGACCGGTTCCGGTTCACCTTCCGCAAGCGCAACCCCACCCAGGAGGCGGTGGATTGCTCCGTGGCCGTGCTCTCAGGGGGGACCCCCGTCGGGGGCCGCGGCTTCACCACCTTCGTCCAGGGCGCGCTCAACGTGCGCATCGTGGATGCCAACGGGGTGCGGCTCGCCATCGACCTCAACGGCGATGGGACGGAGGAGCTCGAGCTCTTCGACCGGATGCAGGCTCCGGAGGGGGAGAGCCCCGCCGAGCGGCGCAACCACGATCTGCTGATCACCGGCCGCCGGATCAGCTATGGCCCCCAGAGCTTCACCTTCGAGGTGGCGGGTGGACAGATCACCGCCGGCGCGGCCAGTCGCGACGCGAGCGCGATGCTCGGCGCCTCGCTCCCGCAGGCGGCCACCGGTCTGGCCCAGGAGCAGCGAGTCGGCTCTCTCCGAGGCGAGTTCACCGCCCAGGGCGATCTCATCAACATGGGGGAGTACGCCTCCATCGAGCTGATGCTCACCCGGTTCCGCACCGAGGCGCGCGACGCCGGGCTCCTGTCCCGGGCGACCTATGACGCCTGGGTGCTCCTCTCCCAGGACTTCGTCGCCATCGAGGCCCAGAACCGCGCGGGCAGCGTGAGCGATTCCCTCAAGGAGTCCGCGGCCAGGCACGCCACGGACTTCTACGCGGCCTTCGCCACCGAGACGGATCCCACCATCCACCGGCGCAATGGCGGCCCCGGTGGCTGGAGGATGGTGAACGACTACACGGGCTACGAGCGGGTCCGCAACCAGGCGCCTCCGACCACTCCCGGAGAGGATCTGGTCGCCGCCATCCGCGCGGGACAATGGGCCACCGCCATCCAGAAGTACCGCACGCTCATCAACGGCCTGGATCGCTGGGTGGCTGACCGCAACCGCCAGCGCCATGGCGAGGAGGACGCATCCCGTCCCGACACGCTGCGTGGCCGCCAGGTGGAGTACCTGATCAACCTGCGCACCGCCCTGCGAGACATCGAGCAGCACAACCCCACCCGGGTGAGCGCGGTCTTCCACCCGGAGGCTCCCTTCGTGAGCTCCGGCCTCATCAGCGAGACCCAGCTCTCGCTGTACTACTGGCAGCAGGACGGAGAGTGGCGGCTGCAGGACATGACCAACCCGTCCGAGATGCTCCACAAGGACGCCCCCATCGGCGCGGGGGAGACGGAGCCTCCGGACTCGCTCTTCCAGCGGCTGGAGGAGGGGACCCACTTCCCTCGCGGGCTCATCCACTACGTGCTCCCCAGCGGCCGTCAGGGACAGGTGCAGACCACCGGCCCCTCCGAGTGGCGGAGCATCCTGACCTGGGCGGGCATCGGCCTCGCCGCGATCGGCCTGGGGCTCGTCACCTTTGGCCAGGGCACCATCGCGGTCCTCGGCGCCGCCGCCCTGGGAGGCTCGGCGATCATCGGTGGCGGCATGGCGGCCTTCGATCTCTACCAGCGCGCCACCGAGGGCACGCTCACGGGGACACAGGCCGTCCTGGACATCGCCCAGATCATCGCGGCGGTGAGCGGCCTGGGCGCGCTGCGCGCCGGCATGCTGGTGCGTGGTGCCACCATCGCGGCCGCGGAGGGCGCGCCCCTCACGGGCAGCGCGGCCCTCCTCGCCTCGTGGGCTTCCCGCCTGGTCATCCCCCTGGCCGCGACGAACCTGGCCACGGACGTGGTGACCCTGGCGGTGCTCACCCCCGAGCTGGTGGAGACCTTCCGCTCCATCGACGAGCGGGTGGCCGATCCGCGCGAGCGGGCTCGGGCCAAGCACCTGCTGCTCATGCAGGCCGCCTTCACCCTGGGTCTCACGGCGCTCTCCGTGCGCGGCAACGTCGCCGAGCTCACCCTGGGGCGCAACATCCGGATCGACGTCGTCGACAACGTCCCCTACGCCATCCCCGAGGGGACGTCCGCCGTCGGGCAGCGCATCAGCCAGAGCCGGCCCACCATCGACCCGGGCAGCACGGAGGGTGGGTTCTTCACGGGGGCGCGCGAGCACTCCGCCCGCATCCGCTCGGAGGTCGGCGGGCGGGGAGGGGAGGCGCTCTCGTTGGTCGATCAGCTCGCGCTGCGCACCGCGTGGCGCAGCGAGGAGCAGCGGCGGATCCTCGAGCCGCTGCGGCAGGCCCTCACGTCCCTGCCCGCGGGGCCGGAGCGCGAGGCGCTCGCCCGGTTCCTCCAGGAGGCCGACGCCATCTTCGGCAACAGCCTGCTCTCCCCCTCCCAGAAGCAGGCCGGTCTGCGCGCCAGGCTCACCGCGCTGGAGTCGGCCAACCCTGGCCTCCGCGCGGGGGTGGACTTCGCGGCCGCGGCCACACGCATCGGCGGCATTGGCGCCGAGGGGGCCGCGGGCTCCTTCGTGCTCGACACCCGGGGCAACCTCACGACGGGCGGCCAGGGCGCGGGGACGCTGGAGACCCTCACCACCCAGGTGGCTCGCGCCAACAACGCGGCTCGTGCCCACGGAATGGAGACGGAGTACGTCCTGCAGGTCCGTCCCGGTGACGCTCCGGGGACCTCCTATGTGGAGATCGTCGCCCGCCCCCGGCGCGGCACGGCCACCGCGGACGACTACCTGAGCCCGCCCGCCCGCGCTCCCGCCGAGGCCGAGGCGGGCCGCGTGGGGACCGCCTCCTCCGAGATCGTGGCGCTCATGCAGGCCGATCCCACCAGCCGGGTGTCGCTGCTGCCCAATGGGACGCTTTCGATCAACGGGCAGATCGAGATCCACCCCACGCGGCTCGCGGAGATCCGAGCCGCTCGCGCCTCGGATGTCACGGACCTGCTGGTGGCCACCCGTGAGCTGGATGCGGCGGGTGGGGAGTTCGCCAATGTCCCGGCGGCCAGCCAGGAGATCCTGAAGCGGCTCGCCGCGACCCAGACCGAGACCACCGTCGGGCGCTACCGCCTCCGCTTCCGCTTCCAACGCGCCGAGGTGGTGAGGCTCATCGGCGAGATGGGCGTGGGTGGCCATTCGCTGTTCCAGAACCTGGACGACGCGGGGATGTTCCGGCTCTTCGAGCTCATCGCCGAGCAGCCACCCAAGGGCACCACGGACTTCCGCCGCATGGCGGCGGATTACGCGCTGAACCGCCAGCCTCCTCCTCGCACCGTGCAGCAGTTCGTCGAGTACTACCAGTTCTTCCACCAGGAGTTCGCGCTCCGGGCGGAGGGCGCGCGGCTCGCGTTCCAGGAGCGCGTCACGGCCCGCCTGGATGCCGATCTCGCACGCTGGAACTCGCTGCCCGAGGCGGAGCGGGCCGCGGCGTTTCCCCGTGGACGACCGAGCCGGGACCGGGTGCAGGCCGCGCTCGCCCAGGAGGAGGGCATCACGGTCTCCAATGCGGCCTTCAACACGCGCCTCCAGACGGAGCTCGCCGGCACTCGGCCCGCCCAGGGGGGCGGCACCGAGCCCAACCCGGCCGTGACGAGCACCCCCGCCCGAGAGTCGATGAGCGCCGCATACGAGGCGATGCGGGGGATGCTCGCTGGCCGGGTGGGCGCGCGGCGCCTCCCCCTCCACCCTGGCGAGGACGTCCGGGGCCTGCCGCCGGAGGAGGTCATCCGGCGCGTCCGGCAGATGGCCCGTCCAGGAGGCCCAGGCGTCCACTTCACGAGCGAGAGCGCGGCCGTCTACCACGCTCACAAGCACTACACCCAGCTTCACGCGAGTGAGCAGACCGCCACCGCCGTGGGAAGTGCCCGGGGGCCGCAGGAGATCGGCCCGTACCTCGACAGCCTGCGAGAGACCATCGCCAACCCGGCTCGCATCGCGCCCTCGGGCGGCACTGCTCCGCAGGCGGTCACCAGCATCGCCAACCAGTCGGGCAATGGCCGGGTCTACACCTTCACCCGGGATGTGCAGCCTCCGGGGGCGCCGTCGGTGCAGACCATGCGCGCCCTGGTGGTCGTCACCGACGATGGAAACGTCATGGTGCTCACGTACATGGGAGTGTCTGGCAGATGA
- a CDS encoding HEAT repeat domain-containing protein has product MTRPTFSASALGLLALTLCPLLPMPAAAQTASSGPAPALVGESCSVPGLMEQIRRGLGSKSEAYKRYLRTLLRESAVTLPDGELRAAFERETNPEMAEHLAAALVARTERGLDPSAMQAVAKRALEEPNPTLRTAAIRAMRRTSATESTGDLYERLVRDASPEVRMEAATNLIEDNQYVYSGHHGPAADLAVTAAAASTDPKVTAKILGTLSTEVISPDSARRLETLLGSDEAEVRKAAATALGGVPAPQMASARESLRSMYRGERDPGVRKALLQSIAQLGFAGAIPELQQLRGIDPSLTAEVDAWIRVLSMNLQEWSLILREKQRLQQAP; this is encoded by the coding sequence ATGACACGCCCTACCTTCTCCGCGAGCGCGCTGGGCCTGCTGGCGCTCACGCTCTGCCCCCTGCTCCCCATGCCCGCCGCCGCGCAGACGGCCTCCTCCGGGCCCGCTCCCGCGCTCGTCGGTGAGAGCTGCTCCGTCCCCGGCCTGATGGAGCAGATCCGCCGCGGGCTCGGCTCGAAGTCCGAGGCCTACAAGCGCTACCTGCGCACGCTGCTGCGCGAGTCCGCCGTCACCCTGCCGGACGGCGAGCTGCGCGCCGCCTTCGAGCGCGAGACGAACCCCGAGATGGCCGAGCACCTCGCGGCCGCCCTGGTCGCCAGGACCGAGCGAGGCCTGGACCCCAGCGCCATGCAGGCCGTGGCGAAGCGGGCCCTGGAGGAGCCCAACCCCACCCTGCGCACCGCCGCCATCCGCGCCATGCGGCGCACCAGCGCCACCGAGAGCACGGGCGACCTGTACGAGCGCCTGGTGCGGGACGCCTCGCCCGAGGTGCGCATGGAGGCAGCGACGAACCTCATCGAGGACAACCAGTACGTCTACTCGGGCCACCACGGCCCGGCCGCGGACCTGGCGGTGACGGCCGCCGCCGCCTCCACGGACCCGAAGGTGACGGCGAAGATCCTCGGCACCCTCTCCACCGAGGTGATCAGCCCCGACTCGGCACGCCGGCTCGAGACGCTGCTCGGCAGCGACGAGGCCGAGGTCCGCAAGGCGGCGGCCACCGCGCTGGGCGGAGTGCCCGCGCCGCAGATGGCCAGCGCCCGCGAGTCCCTGCGCTCCATGTACCGCGGCGAGCGGGACCCCGGTGTGCGCAAGGCGCTGCTGCAGAGCATCGCCCAGCTGGGCTTCGCCGGCGCCATTCCCGAGCTCCAGCAGCTCCGCGGAATCGATCCCAGCCTGACGGCCGAGGTCGACGCGTGGATTCGAGTTCTCTCCATGAACCTTCAGGAGTGGAGCCTGATCCTGAGGGAGAAGCAGCGGCTGCAGCAGGCTCCATGA
- a CDS encoding YqcC family protein, whose amino-acid sequence MKRAVYTRAAEKIAAIEAEMKAIGVWSPQPLPESAYRFQRAFAADTMSFTQWLQFVLIPRVRSIIERGEDFPQGSRIAPQAVREFEGYHRAARLTALLGEFDALFEKQ is encoded by the coding sequence ATGAAGAGAGCTGTCTACACGCGCGCGGCGGAGAAGATCGCGGCGATCGAAGCGGAGATGAAGGCCATTGGCGTCTGGAGCCCGCAGCCGCTGCCCGAGTCGGCCTACCGGTTCCAGCGGGCCTTCGCCGCGGACACGATGTCCTTCACGCAGTGGCTGCAGTTCGTCCTGATTCCCCGCGTGCGCTCCATCATCGAGCGGGGCGAGGACTTCCCTCAGGGCAGCCGGATCGCGCCCCAGGCCGTGCGCGAGTTCGAGGGCTACCACCGGGCCGCCCGGCTCACCGCGTTGCTGGGCGAGTTCGACGCGCTGTTCGAGAAGCAGTAA
- a CDS encoding carboxymuconolactone decarboxylase family protein, with protein MTQRLNPFATAAHLMKPLIDFGMTVVQSGLESSLMELVKIRASQINGCAICLHMHTQEARKKGETEERLHLLNAWRESPLYTERERAALGWTDALTRLSETHAPDEAYEAMAAQFSEEEQVKLTLLIVVINGFNRIGVGFRLSHPVHADRSAA; from the coding sequence ATGACGCAGCGATTGAACCCGTTTGCCACCGCCGCCCACCTGATGAAGCCGCTCATCGACTTCGGGATGACCGTCGTCCAGAGCGGCCTGGAGTCCAGCCTGATGGAGCTGGTGAAGATCCGCGCTTCGCAGATCAACGGCTGCGCCATCTGCCTCCACATGCACACACAGGAGGCCCGCAAGAAGGGGGAGACGGAGGAGCGCCTGCACCTGCTCAATGCCTGGCGCGAGTCACCGCTCTACACCGAGCGTGAGCGCGCCGCGCTTGGCTGGACGGACGCGTTGACGCGGCTGTCGGAGACGCACGCCCCCGACGAGGCCTACGAGGCGATGGCGGCGCAGTTCTCCGAGGAGGAGCAGGTGAAGCTCACGCTGCTGATCGTCGTCATCAACGGCTTCAACCGGATCGGCGTCGGGTTCCGCCTGAGCCACCCGGTTCACGCCGACCGCTCGGCGGCCTGA
- a CDS encoding putative metal-binding motif-containing protein, with the protein MRQVWVPCLFLLLVACREKAPADGALRVSVSYGSYTPGCVRVVVRDGQGHEGGKDIPRSLFQPRDTRELIVAVFRKPDWGREVAVEVSSHASASGEECTGAPVEVRSSAGPVSIPLGDFARTEVALLAKDDDGDSFLSPADGVAGTDCDDGRGDVHPGATELCSVNVDYDCNGSQGCQDSACQDQACDDGNACTTGDRCQGSGATAACMGQEVKCTQPTGDCLTGARCEPTTGQCVNIEAPQGTACDDGDECTLEDQCGPQARCTGTLKSCGMPPSQCHQTPGTCNSANGVCTYDFKPAAASCNDTVGCTVNDVCNGAGVCQGTMTSCTASSPCKRVTGGCPGLDNCTEEPDPSKVNTACMIDASRTGVCRMLDGVCSAFPYLPSNFNPDTVPLANIGTLTTTCDVTFDSTELTWAPTSCVTSSPTPVVVTEGGKEMVLVAMSSLNLGADLILRGTRPVILAVYGDASLNHSILANGTFVGGVPTPGAGGNQDCATRRGDPGVLANNAGGGGGGAGGGTAGAAGNSGRGSNGAGGGGGGAGSAGGGGLVPLVGGCPGGNGGGGAAEAGLGGAGGGAVQVSVARTLTVNQWVTASGGGGGGARGSTVVNGHAGGGGGGGSGGRVLLEANRLVLAGSTRLTANGGGGGEGAGYLDFDSQSMGENGEDGPRSSALQASGGNDGSYSGGNGGLGGALVGPTGGLAGESYSGSKGGGGGGGGAVGHIRLRSREVCSINGAIISPTTNTACPL; encoded by the coding sequence ATGCGTCAAGTGTGGGTGCCGTGTCTGTTCCTGCTGCTCGTGGCCTGTCGTGAGAAGGCGCCGGCGGACGGGGCCCTCCGGGTCTCGGTGAGCTATGGCTCGTATACCCCCGGCTGCGTGCGTGTCGTCGTCCGGGACGGACAGGGCCACGAGGGCGGCAAGGACATTCCCCGCAGCCTGTTCCAGCCGAGAGACACCCGGGAGCTGATCGTCGCGGTGTTCCGCAAGCCGGACTGGGGGCGTGAGGTGGCGGTGGAGGTGTCCTCTCATGCGAGCGCCTCGGGGGAGGAGTGCACGGGCGCTCCGGTGGAGGTGCGCTCCTCGGCCGGGCCCGTCTCCATTCCGCTGGGAGACTTCGCCCGCACCGAGGTAGCGCTCCTGGCGAAGGACGACGATGGGGACAGCTTCCTCTCGCCGGCGGACGGGGTGGCGGGTACGGACTGCGATGACGGGCGCGGCGACGTGCACCCTGGCGCCACCGAGCTGTGCAGCGTGAACGTGGACTACGACTGCAATGGGAGCCAGGGCTGCCAGGACTCGGCGTGCCAGGACCAGGCCTGTGACGACGGGAATGCCTGCACGACGGGGGATCGCTGCCAGGGCTCGGGAGCCACGGCGGCGTGCATGGGGCAGGAGGTGAAGTGCACGCAGCCCACCGGGGACTGCCTCACGGGCGCTCGGTGTGAGCCCACGACGGGCCAGTGCGTCAACATCGAGGCGCCCCAGGGGACGGCCTGCGATGACGGCGATGAGTGCACCCTGGAGGATCAGTGCGGGCCGCAGGCGCGGTGCACGGGCACGCTCAAGTCCTGCGGGATGCCGCCCTCGCAGTGTCACCAGACTCCGGGCACCTGTAACTCGGCCAACGGCGTGTGCACCTATGACTTCAAGCCGGCCGCCGCGAGCTGCAACGACACCGTGGGTTGCACGGTGAATGACGTGTGCAATGGCGCGGGGGTGTGCCAGGGGACGATGACTTCGTGCACCGCCTCCAGCCCCTGCAAGCGGGTGACTGGAGGCTGCCCGGGGCTCGACAACTGCACCGAGGAGCCGGATCCCTCCAAGGTGAACACCGCCTGCATGATCGACGCGAGCCGCACCGGGGTGTGCCGGATGCTGGACGGGGTGTGCAGCGCCTTCCCCTACCTCCCGAGCAACTTCAACCCGGACACCGTGCCCCTGGCGAACATCGGCACGCTGACCACGACGTGCGACGTCACCTTCGACTCGACCGAGCTGACCTGGGCGCCCACGTCCTGTGTCACCTCTTCGCCGACGCCGGTGGTGGTGACGGAGGGTGGCAAGGAGATGGTGCTGGTGGCCATGTCGAGCCTGAACCTGGGGGCGGACCTCATCCTGCGAGGCACCCGGCCGGTGATTCTGGCGGTGTACGGCGATGCCTCGCTCAATCACAGCATCCTGGCCAACGGCACCTTCGTGGGGGGAGTGCCGACGCCGGGCGCGGGAGGCAATCAGGACTGCGCGACCCGGAGAGGCGACCCTGGGGTTCTCGCGAACAACGCGGGCGGGGGCGGCGGCGGAGCGGGTGGCGGAACCGCGGGCGCGGCGGGCAACAGCGGCAGGGGCTCCAATGGAGCGGGAGGCGGCGGCGGTGGGGCAGGGAGCGCGGGGGGCGGTGGCCTCGTTCCCCTGGTGGGAGGCTGCCCGGGAGGAAATGGAGGCGGAGGGGCCGCTGAGGCGGGCCTGGGCGGAGCGGGTGGAGGCGCCGTCCAAGTCTCGGTGGCGCGCACCCTCACGGTGAACCAGTGGGTCACGGCCAGTGGAGGCGGTGGCGGCGGGGCGCGCGGGAGCACCGTCGTCAATGGCCATGCGGGAGGAGGAGGCGGCGGCGGGAGCGGGGGGAGGGTGCTGCTGGAGGCCAACAGGCTGGTCCTGGCGGGGTCGACTCGCCTCACCGCGAATGGAGGAGGGGGAGGGGAGGGCGCTGGCTATTTGGACTTCGACAGCCAGAGCATGGGCGAGAACGGTGAGGACGGTCCTCGCTCCTCCGCGTTGCAGGCCTCGGGGGGAAATGATGGCTCCTACTCGGGCGGAAACGGGGGCTTGGGTGGAGCCTTGGTGGGACCTACCGGAGGCCTGGCCGGCGAGTCCTACAGCGGTTCCAAGGGAGGAGGCGGCGGCGGTGGAGGGGCCGTGGGCCACATCCGTCTCAGGTCCCGGGAGGTCTGCTCCATCAACGGCGCCATCATCAGCCCCACCACGAACACGGCGTGTCCGCTGTAG
- a CDS encoding sigma-70 family RNA polymerase sigma factor: MQDAAITFDPLRPRLTRIAYRMLGSIADAEDIVQEAFVRWLATDRDAVRDPEGFLLRTVTRLCLDVLKSAQRRRETYVGPWLPEPIVESEEEQIDDVTLPLLLALERLSPLERAAFLLHDVFGVGFDEIAETVGREPAACRQLASRARTHVRAARPRFEMPRERGLEIAAAFFAASRSGDMQSLQALLAADVAVHADGGGKKSAALAPIVGFDNVMKLHAALARLFEEKPSRILRYCFINGLPGFVTIEPEDTLQTTALVIEDGKVAAIYIMRNPDKLRHLAEGPSSPSVKNPPPKGIV, encoded by the coding sequence ATGCAGGACGCCGCCATCACCTTCGATCCACTCCGCCCCCGGCTGACTCGCATCGCCTACCGGATGCTGGGCTCGATCGCGGACGCCGAGGACATCGTCCAGGAGGCCTTCGTCCGCTGGCTCGCGACCGATCGCGACGCGGTGCGCGATCCAGAGGGCTTCCTGCTCCGCACCGTGACGCGGCTCTGCCTGGACGTGCTGAAGTCCGCGCAGCGGCGGCGAGAGACGTATGTCGGGCCCTGGCTGCCGGAGCCCATCGTCGAGTCCGAGGAGGAGCAGATCGACGACGTCACGCTGCCGCTGCTGCTGGCGCTCGAGCGCCTGTCTCCGCTGGAGCGCGCTGCCTTCCTGCTCCATGACGTGTTCGGCGTCGGCTTCGACGAGATCGCCGAGACGGTCGGGCGAGAACCGGCCGCCTGCCGGCAGCTCGCGAGCCGCGCCCGGACCCACGTGCGCGCCGCGCGCCCGCGCTTCGAGATGCCCAGGGAGCGGGGCCTGGAGATCGCCGCCGCGTTCTTCGCGGCCTCCCGCAGCGGCGACATGCAGTCGCTCCAGGCGCTGCTGGCGGCCGACGTGGCCGTCCACGCGGATGGCGGCGGCAAGAAGTCCGCGGCCCTGGCGCCCATCGTCGGCTTCGACAACGTCATGAAGCTGCACGCCGCGCTCGCCCGCCTCTTCGAGGAGAAGCCGTCGCGCATCCTGCGCTACTGCTTCATCAACGGCCTGCCCGGCTTCGTCACGATCGAGCCGGAGGACACGCTACAGACCACGGCGCTGGTCATCGAGGACGGCAAGGTCGCGGCCATCTACATCATGCGCAACCCCGACAAGCTGAGACATCTGGCCGAAGGGCCATCCTCACCGTCGGTGAAGAACCCGCCGCCCAAGGGCATCGTGTAG